In the Prochlorococcus marinus CUG1438 genome, AACTAACGTCCAATTGGAATCTAACTGGCTCAAACTTTTTGGTATTTTAATTTATATTAACTACTCTTTAGTACTAAAGAAACAGGTAACTAGATTATTATTAATTATATGGATATTCTTCAAAAATTGAAAAACAACCAAAGAAGAATTGGTTTAACAGGAGGTATTGCCAGTGGGAAGACAACCATAACTAATTACATTAGAAAACATAAACACATTCCAATATTAGATGCAGATAATTTATCAAGAGAATTAATCAAACCAAACACATATGGATATAAGAAAATTTTAAATTATTTTGGAAATAAAATTATTGATAGTAAGAACAATTCAGAAAGGGCAATAAACAGAAAACTTTTAAGGAACATTATTTTTAAACATTCAGAAAGTAAAGAATGGATTGAAAAACTACTTCATCCATTAATTAAAGAAAAAATGATAGAAGAATGCAGTAAATACCAAAATAATCAAACTATAGTATTGGTTATTCCATTATTATTTGAAGCAAAATTTGAAGATATTTGCACCGAAATATGGTTAGTCAAATGTTCTAAAGAACTACAAAAAAAAAGACTTATCGCAAGAGATAAAATTAGCGAAAAAGAAGCATCTGAATCCATAAACCTTCAATTAAGTTTTGAAGAAAAAAGAAAATCTTCAGACATTATTTTAGATAACTCAGATAATCAAAATAAATGGATCAAGACCATAAGAGAGCTTCTTTGAAGCTTTAACTATTCAATTTTTCTGCAAGCAGTTTATTTGCAAGTTTAGGATCAGCTTTACCTTTTGTTCTTTTCATTAGTTGACCAACAAAAAAACCAAGCAATTTAGTTTTACCATTTCTAAATGCTTGAACCTCTTTCGGATGTTCAGTTATGAGTTCATCAATTATTGGTAAAATACTTGAAGAATCTGATATCATCGATAACCCTTTTTCTTTAACTAATTTTTCAGGAGAAATATTTTTTTGAATTAATTCAGGTAAAATATCCTTTGCAATTTTTCCACTGATAGTATTATTTGAAATCATACTAATCATTTCAGCGAGATTTGCAGGACTAAGTTTTAAGTCACTAAAACTAAGTTTATTTGCTTTTAAATAACCCACAATATCACTTGTTACCCAATTTGAAGCTAGTTTGGCGTCAGCACCATTAGCTACTGTATCTTCAAAAAATTTTGCCATATTAATTTCATCAGAAATTACCCTTGCATCATATGCAGATAACCCAAACTCAATAACGTATTTATTTCTTTTCTTTGAAGGTAATTCTGGAAGTTCTTTTAACCATATTTCTTTTTGGGCTTTTGTTATTTCAATTGGTCCTAAGTCAGGATCAGGAAAATATCTATAGTCACTACTACCTTCTTTCATCCTCATACTTTTTGTTAATTGCTTAGCTTCATCCCATAACCTTGTTTCTTGGAATATTTTTCCTCCATTTTCATAAACTTCTATTTGTCTTGCTATTTCATAATCACAAGCCTTTTGAATTGCAGAAAATGAATTCATATTCTTTATTTCCACTTTGGTGCCAAAAGGAGCGTTAGATCCTTTTCTGACTGAAATATTGACATCACAGCGCAAAGAACCTTCTTGCATATTTCCGTCTGATACTCCTAGATATCTCACTGTTCTTCTAATCTCTGAAGCATATTCAGATGCCTCTTTACCTGATCTAATATCTGGTTTACTTACAATCTCACAAAGTGCTATTCCTGCACGATTGTAATCAACTAAAGAATACTTAGAACCAGCTAATCTATCACTACCTGAATGGACTAATTTTCCGGCGTCTTCTTCCATATGTAGCCTTTCTATGCCAATTTTTTTGATATAAGGTTCTTTGCCCTTTTCAATTATTTCAACCTCTAACCAGCCATTTTCAGCTAGTGGCTCATCAAATTGAGAAATTTGATAATTTTTAGGTAGATCAGGATAAAAATATTGCTTTCTATCGAATTTACAATGTTCTGCAACATTTAAGTTTAATGCTAAAGAAGTTTTTACAGCATACTCCAGAACAGTCTCATTCAAAACTGGAAGAGTTCCTGGTAACCCACAAACTACAGGATCTATATGTGTATTAGGTGCATCACCAAAAGCTGTTGACGCAGATGTGAATATTTTACTTTTCGTATTAAGCTGTACATGAGTTTCCAAACCAATCACAGCTTCCCAAGATTCCAAATTGTTCATTATAAAAAGTCTCTTTATTAATATTATTGGATATAAAGGAAAAGAGGACCAAAACACAAATAAAAATATTAATTATTAAATGACAAAAGAAACAAAAAATTCAATATTAATCATTGGCGGCGGACTTGTAGGTTTATCTATAGCTTATGAATTTTCTAGAAATAACTTCAAAGTTTTAGTTTTAAGCAAAAACAGAAATGAATCAGCTGGATTTGTTGCTGCAGGAATGTTAGCTACTCATGCCGAAGGGCTCGAAGATGAATTACTAAAATTTGGCCAAGAAAGTCAACTTCTAATTCCAAAGTGGATAAAAAGTATTGAACAAGATAGTAATGTTAAATGCGGTTTAAAAAAATGTGGCATAGTAGTTCCTTTTAAAAATAAAAAAGATCTTGAAGATTTTCCCACTTTTGAATATGGAAAATATTTAAATCAAAAAGATCTTCAAAATGAAATTAATGGAATAAATTCTATTTGGAAACATGGTTTACTCTTTGAACAAGATGGTCAAATAGATAACCGAAGAAGACTGATGCGTGCTCTTGAACGAGCATGCTCCTTGCATGGAGTCGAATTTCAAGAAGGATCAGAAGTAAAGGATTTGATATTGGAAAAAAACAAAATTACTGGTGCAACAGTTTTATGTGCCACTGGGGAACTAACAAAAATTAACTGCGAAAAAGCAATTATATGTAGTGGTGCTTGGAGTAAAAATATTTTTAATAAGATTCCAGTCTTTCCTGTAAAGGGACAAATGTTATCAATACAAGGTCCAACAAATTTTCTAAAAAGAGTTATTTTTGGTCCAAAAACTTATCTAGTTCCACGTGATGATGGACTTATTATCGTTGGAGCGACTGTTGAAAAAAATTCAAAATTTAATCAAGGTAATACTCCTTATGGAATAAAACAACTACAAGAAGGGATCTGTTCTTTATTACCAGAGGCCATCAATTGGCCACAAATGGAACATTGGTGGGGATTTAGGCCCTGCACTCCAGATCTTAAACCAATAATTGGAAAATCAAAAATTAAAAACCTCTTTATAGCGACGGGACATTTCAGAAATGGAGTTTTATTTTCTGCAATTACAAGTCATCTTCTTTTGAAAATAGTTCAAAATAGAGGTCTCAAAGAAATAGAAAAAAACTTTTTAGAAAAATTTAGTTTAAATAGATTTGAGAGTTAAATTTTAATTTTCAGATCGCCATTTGGAATCAGAAGTTTCCCACTCACATAATTCCTCTTCGTCAAACCATAGATCAATTTCAAATTTTGCTGTATCTTCTCCATCAGAACCATGAATAATATTTCTACCAATATCAATAGCTAAATCACCTCTAATTGTTCCCGGCTCTGCTTCAAGAGGTTTTGTTGCACCTATTAGTTTTCTAGCACTTAAAATAACTCCTGCGCCTTCCCACACCATTGCTACAACAGGACCACTTGAAATAAAGTCTACTAAATCACCAAAAAAGGGTCTTTCTCTATGTACTCCATAGTGATTTTGAGCAAGATCTTTTGAGGGGATTAATTGCTTTAATCCTACCAATTTAAATCCTTTTTTTTCAAATCTGCCAATAATCTCAGCAACATATCCTCTTTGAACTCCATCTGGTTTAATTGCAATAAAGGTTCTCTCTTTGGTCATTTAGTTAATAATCACTCTATTGTATATTCAACTTTTGGGTGGTAACTTGGCAAGTAATCAGTAAAATAAAAGATATTGTTTTGAGTTATTTTAAAAACATTTATTAATCACTAAGAAATAAATTGACCAATTTTGAGCCAAAAAAATTTAAGAATACTTGGACTATTGAAGATAGTATTTCGACTTACAACATTGATAAATGGGGGGATAAATATTTTTCTATAAATTCCAAAGGAAATATATCAGTAACTAAAGATATAAAATCTGAAAATAAAATTGATCTTTTCAAGCTTGTCAAAGAACTTAAGAGTAGAGAAATAAATCCTCCATTAATCATAAGATTTAACGATATCTTGAAAGATCGAATAAACGCACTACATGATGCTTTTTTAAAAGCAATAAGAACCTACAAATATGAGAATATTTATCAAGGAGTATTTCCTGTCAAATGTAATCAACAAAAAAATGTTTTAGAAAAAATAATAGAGTTTGGTAGTCAATGGAATTTTGGTTTAGAAGTAGGAAGTAAATCAGAACTATTAATCGGCCTCGCACTTCTTGAAAACCAAAATTCGTTATTAATATGCAACGGATATAAAGATAAAAAATATATTGAGATTGCTACTTTGGCCAGAAAACTCGGCAAAAATCCAATAATAGTTATTGAACAACGAGATGAGGTAAAAAGAATTATTCAAACAGTTCAAGAACTTAAAGCGACTCCATTGATAGGAATTAGAGCAAAGTTATCAAGTAAAAGTAGTGGTAGGTGGGGCAAATCTATTGGAGATAATTCCAAATTTGGATTATCAATCCCAGAAATTATGTCGACAATAAAAGAACTTAAAGAAGCAAATCTTATAAACGAAATGAAATTGCTCCATTTTCATATAGGAAGTCAAATAAGTGATATTGCTGTAATCAAAGACGCCTTACAAGAAGCTAGTCAAATATATGTAGAACTATGTAAACTAGGAGCCCCAATGCAATATATCGACGTAGGAGGAGGATTAGGGATAGATTTCGATGGAACTAAAACCTCCTCCAGCACCTCTACTAATTATTCTCTTCAAAATTATGCTAACGATGTAATTGCAACCATTAAAGATTCATGTGAAATAAATAATATCAAACATCCAACTATAATCTCAGAAAGTGGAAGAGCAATAATTAGTCATTGTTCGGTTTTAATTTTTAATGTCTTAGGAACAAGCAATGTAAGCTCCAAACTAAAAATAAACAACGAAAAGAATAAATCATTAATCATTTCAAATTTACTTGAAACTTTCTGTGAATTAAAAAAACTTAAAAATAAAAA is a window encoding:
- the speA gene encoding biosynthetic arginine decarboxylase translates to MTNFEPKKFKNTWTIEDSISTYNIDKWGDKYFSINSKGNISVTKDIKSENKIDLFKLVKELKSREINPPLIIRFNDILKDRINALHDAFLKAIRTYKYENIYQGVFPVKCNQQKNVLEKIIEFGSQWNFGLEVGSKSELLIGLALLENQNSLLICNGYKDKKYIEIATLARKLGKNPIIVIEQRDEVKRIIQTVQELKATPLIGIRAKLSSKSSGRWGKSIGDNSKFGLSIPEIMSTIKELKEANLINEMKLLHFHIGSQISDIAVIKDALQEASQIYVELCKLGAPMQYIDVGGGLGIDFDGTKTSSSTSTNYSLQNYANDVIATIKDSCEINNIKHPTIISESGRAIISHCSVLIFNVLGTSNVSSKLKINNEKNKSLIISNLLETFCELKKLKNKKINLSQIIELWNDAKKFKEDCLVAFRLGFLTLEDRAYAEELTWACAKEISNNLNNEEINHPDLSEITETLASTYYANLSIFKSIPDTWAINQIFPILPIHRHLEEPFCKGNFADLTCDSDGKLNNFIDDGKIKSLLNLHKPEQGKDYLIGIFMTGAYQEALGNLHNLFGNTNVVHIDINQNNSYKVKNIIKEDSKSEILQLLDYSSTSLVESIRINTESAIDQEKLTIEEARKLIDQIEISLRKSSYLSE
- a CDS encoding FAD-dependent oxidoreductase, whose translation is MTKETKNSILIIGGGLVGLSIAYEFSRNNFKVLVLSKNRNESAGFVAAGMLATHAEGLEDELLKFGQESQLLIPKWIKSIEQDSNVKCGLKKCGIVVPFKNKKDLEDFPTFEYGKYLNQKDLQNEINGINSIWKHGLLFEQDGQIDNRRRLMRALERACSLHGVEFQEGSEVKDLILEKNKITGATVLCATGELTKINCEKAIICSGAWSKNIFNKIPVFPVKGQMLSIQGPTNFLKRVIFGPKTYLVPRDDGLIIVGATVEKNSKFNQGNTPYGIKQLQEGICSLLPEAINWPQMEHWWGFRPCTPDLKPIIGKSKIKNLFIATGHFRNGVLFSAITSHLLLKIVQNRGLKEIEKNFLEKFSLNRFES
- a CDS encoding dephospho-CoA kinase, producing MDILQKLKNNQRRIGLTGGIASGKTTITNYIRKHKHIPILDADNLSRELIKPNTYGYKKILNYFGNKIIDSKNNSERAINRKLLRNIIFKHSESKEWIEKLLHPLIKEKMIEECSKYQNNQTIVLVIPLLFEAKFEDICTEIWLVKCSKELQKKRLIARDKISEKEASESINLQLSFEEKRKSSDIILDNSDNQNKWIKTIRELL
- the ndk gene encoding nucleoside-diphosphate kinase, encoding MTKERTFIAIKPDGVQRGYVAEIIGRFEKKGFKLVGLKQLIPSKDLAQNHYGVHRERPFFGDLVDFISSGPVVAMVWEGAGVILSARKLIGATKPLEAEPGTIRGDLAIDIGRNIIHGSDGEDTAKFEIDLWFDEEELCEWETSDSKWRSEN
- the gatB gene encoding Asp-tRNA(Asn)/Glu-tRNA(Gln) amidotransferase subunit GatB yields the protein MNNLESWEAVIGLETHVQLNTKSKIFTSASTAFGDAPNTHIDPVVCGLPGTLPVLNETVLEYAVKTSLALNLNVAEHCKFDRKQYFYPDLPKNYQISQFDEPLAENGWLEVEIIEKGKEPYIKKIGIERLHMEEDAGKLVHSGSDRLAGSKYSLVDYNRAGIALCEIVSKPDIRSGKEASEYASEIRRTVRYLGVSDGNMQEGSLRCDVNISVRKGSNAPFGTKVEIKNMNSFSAIQKACDYEIARQIEVYENGGKIFQETRLWDEAKQLTKSMRMKEGSSDYRYFPDPDLGPIEITKAQKEIWLKELPELPSKKRNKYVIEFGLSAYDARVISDEINMAKFFEDTVANGADAKLASNWVTSDIVGYLKANKLSFSDLKLSPANLAEMISMISNNTISGKIAKDILPELIQKNISPEKLVKEKGLSMISDSSSILPIIDELITEHPKEVQAFRNGKTKLLGFFVGQLMKRTKGKADPKLANKLLAEKLNS